GCATAATTGACTttacttttcttctttctgacTGACGACAAGGGAACAGCTGACGCTTTTGTTCTTATTAACTCGAGTCGAGTCCATTCTGTGCTGCTCTTTGGATCCCTGTCGGAGTCGTGTTGCACCTCAAACAAATGGTCAGATATCAAGATCTGTTTCCACGTAGCCACCCAAACGTTCATTTCTTTGCTCATTTTTCCATTGAGGTGGCCTAGGACTGACTCCAACTAGCATTGTAACATAGCCGCTGTCTAGTATGGATTGGAAGTTTCCAGGAAAGAAGTAGTCTGTTGAATACAGAATATGGACCAAGCACATGTTTGGGGTCATCACATCCGGTCTCCTGCAGCCGAGCGACATCCTTTTAATGTGACGACTTTGTCTGCTAAGTGGTCCAAGTTCTAGGCTTGTATGTCGTCAACTGCAACATCATATGTTCATTTCAATCTTATTACGTCATGATGGAGTTCCTATGTGGTCCACGTCATCTCTTCCAACTCCATGCTGCTCAGCCGTGGGCTGCTATGGCAACCACTCGCAAGGACGGGAAAGGGGAgcgcgagggagggagggagggagggagtgtgtgtgtggtggagCTTGCTGACGTACTAGCTTGAGTCAGATAGCATTGCTCCTCTCATTGGCTGTTCCAACTGGCCCACCCTGCACACTCCAGCCACCGTGTCATGGTTTCTGCTGCAAAACCCGTGACTGCTGCACACTCTGCAGCTTTGGATTTCTGGAGTCGCTGTGAAGGAGGATGCTGTGCTCCTCGTGCAGAGCAAGTGCCGGACGGCCGGGACTGAGCAAAAGACAAGATGCTGCTCTTATTAGGCGTACTGGAGAATAAATCCACAGGAAAGCATTGATGGATGGGGACAAGAAAGGATACTGAACAACCATCAAAAAGATGTCCGGACTCGCTAGATAAAAAAGGCATAATAGGGATGCTGACACTTATGTGAgaccagaagaagaagagtccTGGGAAGTTGTCAGCATGGCACCACAAACAATATGGAGCACAATAATAGCCTGGCAGCAAGCTGCTAATGAGTGTGGGAGCAAAAAGGACATGCACAACATTGGAGGGTGGGCCAATACACTGTGAAGCGGACCGCTGGAGCCCAGCTGATCATCTCGGAGCATGCTTGGCCGTCGGAGGCCATCCAATCCAAGCGCGTCTCCGAGCAGCGACCATGAAGAGACGGGCTCAGAGGGTTGGCAAAGCGGACTACTATGAATTGGACTGGTACTATGAAGAGTGTACTGATGGTAAGAAACTAGAACAAGTTATACTGCACAAGAGTTGAGGTgactcatttgtttatttggggtTGTCAGTGGATGATCGCcctttgtgcatgtgtggcaTGATGCTCTTTGATAACCACGTGAACTCTATAAGGCACAGAGCAGGATTAATGGTGTCCCCCCGATCATTGCACAAACTGGGTGTTTTGTATTTGGTAGCAGAATTTCAGACCGTTTCTTTTTCTCAATCGATGCAGCTGAGTCACTGTGGATGCTCTGTGGGCATATTGTctaaaaacatccatccatccatccatctccctCAGTTGGAGACAGGAGACTAGTTAGCAGTACTTTACGTGGTCATAttgattctttattttatcGTTGATTTCTTGATCCATGAAATATTTCGACTGTTTTGAAGGAGAATCGCAACGTTGCACGTGTGAAAAAGATGTTACATAACAGCTGGACATATTgcagccccctcccctcacccTAAATAAATGTAAGCTGCTTAATATGATTCAGTTCAGCTTTGCAGAAGACTCAATTCGATGACACACCTTAGTTCACACGTCTCTATGatcaaatgatttgaaaacttCGTTTTTTCCCAGTCTTGTTTTTGAAGTGCTGAGCCACAATTCAAGAGTAATATcttcaaaacatttgtcacattCAAGTTATTTCTGTGACCGATGTAGGTTTGTCTGGGATATAACCAAACTAGCATGAGAAGGCAGATTATGATAATGCATTAGAAGTTTGCTAATATGCTAAGGTGAATCAGTGCACAAATAGTTGAGCAGTCCTGCATCATACTGCCATTGAGTGGAGTTACTCAAGCGAGAGGGAACTTGCTAAGCAATTTCTGTGATTGGCAGCCACTAATGAGCACAAAGTTGAGCTCTTTGGACACAAGCCACATTCATTTACGGGCCACTAAAGACGCTGTGGCtggtggccggccggccacacCCTGCAAACAGGTGCacaactgtttttgtttgtctgccgGCACCAGGGAGACTCCACAGGACTGTACCAAGTCACctgaggggcggggggggggggggggggggtattatATGTCACACACCAAAGTGTGCCTAAAGATGTCATGAttatttgaaatcatttgagCATTTAACAACGGAATAAAATACCCGTTGTGCATGCTATTTGACCTCATCTGAGTCATTGAGTGACAAATCGCAgagaaggggagggagggagggaggagtcAGGTTGTCTGATTCTCAGCGACAACTAGcaccacacaccacacacacacacagaccagCTTAAGAACTCTcagatgatgtttttttttttgatgaatcCACTTTTTCAACCGTAATTGACTCACCACAATTctgtaaatgacaaatatgcaGTATagatttgttttcctctttggTTGTTGTTACGGCCGTGCCATGGAATTGCGCTTTTGAGTGGCGAATGGCACTTGTTCCCTTTCACGCTGGTGACCGTGGAGCCGAGGGCTGGCCAGAGGATGTCACCGAATTTCTTCATCTACCTCAACGAGGGAGCACGGAACAAGAGGAGGAAATGGATTGTGCAAGTCAGACAGAGCTAGAACAGCTGGTGGGAGTGGATAGAATGGATCAAGTTCCAAACCAAGGTAGTCAGTCTCTCGTGTTCGGTTGGACCTGGCTTCAATGACTCGACTGTGCTCGTTGGTCTTTGCTCTCGCTATGTCGGTCTGACGTGGAATCGTGTATTTGTAGCTGAGAAAGCATTTCCCATTTGACTTTGCTTGAAAGAGATATGATCTGTGCAATGTatcatatttgcattttgccACTTTCTAGCTTATCGGTTCAAACTTCTTTGTTGAATTTCATGTCAAGTGAAATACACTGCTAAGCATGTCATGAGCAGTCAATTGTGTAACGCTGACCAGTTAGCATTTTGATCAACCTTTGTGATCCCATCTCTTCTTCATGCTATCTGGATTAGCAGGCTTGGCCCTTATCACACCACGTATTAAATTACAGTCACCGACAGAATTCAGGTCACAGGTCCGTCCGTCCCTTCAATAACGCACGTGTCTAACAACTTGGAGTAAAGAGGACAAATAAGCCAAGTCTTTTATATTTCTATTAGTCCTGCAGTAAAACAACTTTTCGGTGTAAAAGTTTCTTCTTTAATTGGGTTTGTATGACAAGACTCCACGTTTTCAGCAtgttcaacaaaacaaatacacttGACTCTGACTTGCAGGTATCTCACAATCCTTATGCACTTTTAGCATAGCACAACCACTGGTGCACACATTTCCAATGCACCTTTCCTCTACTGGCAAGAATTATGCAATTGGACAACTCCGATATGTTTTCATTGCCTTTGTCTGTACGTATTTAGTATCCATCTGTTGATTATTGTCTTGGCGTTTGCTCCTGGCCGGCCTACCTGTGCACAGCAcaggaggaaatgaaaatcatTGATTTGCATTGTCCACctgtgttttgcattttgggAGTGAGCTTCAtttggttagggttagtaaaGCTTTGCTCATTCACGCAGTGCTGTGCGCCGATCGAGTGGGACAGATGACAAAGACCTACAGTGACATTGACGCCGTCACTCGACTGCTGGAAGAGGTGAGAGAGATGCTTTCTTTCCAATTCGTCCACATCAGCAACTCAACCGCTTGAACAATATGACAACTCCGATGACTTCCAAGATTTCAACAGTAGTTGACATTTCAACCAAAAATGGATTTTCACTGAGGAACCTCCTCATTAATGTTGTTGCTTGATGTCAGGCCTATTCATGATTGAGCCAAAGAGTGTTGCAATCAGAGCGTGGACATTCTATTTGTCTTATCAACTGTCATTTagcatttttcaaaagaagGCTTGGACTTGTCTTGAACTCTGTCACTCTTTTGTTGTCGGTTTCCGACGCATGGTGTGCAGAAGGAGCGCGACTTGGAATTAGCGGCTCGCATCGGTCAGTCACTGCTCAAGAAAAACAAGGCCCTGAGCGAGAGAAACGAACTGCTGGAGGAGCAAGTTGAGCACATCCGAGAGGAGGTGGGTCCGGACGGTcgggcgagcgagcgtgcCTGCCATCCGGACGCATTTTTGGAATAGCTAATGTTCAGCATCAGCAATGCTAGGATGTGCCTGGTTTCAGTGTTGCTTTTTCTCTTGGCCACATTTAGGTCTCCCAGTTACGCCATGACGTGTCCATGAAAGATGAGCTGTTGCAGTTCTATAGCAACGCCGCTGAGGAAAGCGAGGGGGAGTCCGTCACTTCCACACCGTGAGcttcctttcattttgttgtcttgGTGAATGCATTTCGAATTGGAGGAGGAAAATGGATTTGGGAAACAAGGAGCAGTGTCAAACTTCTgtacacaacttttttttttttttttttttcctttttccagCCTTCTTTAGTGACCTAAGACAAGCAAAGTCAATGTGATCCATTGCAATTCCATACTCCTGCAAAATACAGCACATTTTAGTCCAGTTCGGTTTTACCCGATGAACTCGTTCACAACCACATTTTTGTCGGGCCCATTTGGAAAAGTCCTGGGATCAAAACAGGATGGAATTATTTCTGCATTTCAACTAGTTTCACCTCATTCCATGATGTAGTATTTGTCTATTTCTACACAGTGAGTGTTGCTAATTCTTTGCATGCATGTGCTTAAATAgcgtgcgagcgagcgagaacAACGTGTCGACACCGACTTGTTTCCCCCTGGACTCCTTGCAGAAGAAACTGAAAGATCTAgaagaggaaaataaatccCTACGCTCTGAGGTtggtacgcacgcacgcacggacaTGCGcgcttgaaaaagaaaaatatcccAAAAGACTCCAACAGCTTGAATGTCCACTGTCATGCTCTAGGCCAGCCACTTGGAGACAGAAACTCTGTGCTATGAAGAAAAAGAGCAACAGCTGGTCAACGATTGTGTCAAAGAACTTGGTGAGTATTTCAGCAGTTTGGGGAGACGGACCACTTTGCTAATTTGGTCTTTGTGATGTTGCCAGGTGTGGCAAATGTCCAAATCTCCTCTCTGGCTGAAGAGCTGGCCAGGAAGTCTGAGGATGCTTCCAGACAGCAGGAGGAGATCACTCATCTTCTCTCCCAGATAGTTGACCTCCAGAAAAAGGCCAAGATGGTGCGCACTTTGACAATATTCTATTTTGATAtcatgtatacatatatacgttTTATTGACCAGGTTGTTTGTATATTTGACAGCACGCTGTGGAGAATGAAGAACTCACACAGCACCTAGGAGCTGCCAAAGATGCTCAGCGACAACTGACTGCTGAGGTcagcttcccccccccccacgtgTTTTATATTTAGCTTTACTTTGAACTGGCCCCTTCTTTGTCTGTGTGCTAGCTGCGTGAGTTGCAGGACAAGTATGTGGAGTGCATGGAGATGCTCCATGAGGCCCAAGAGGAGCTGAAAAACCTGCGAAATAAAGCCGTTCCGTCAAACACTCAGAGGCGCTTTCATTCCCTGGGCTTGTTCCCAATGGTGAGCTTCACAAAGTAAACACCAATACTGTGAAGGAAAtgcagatctttttttttttttatcaattgcTATGATGTTACTGTGATATTTGAAGTCACGGCAACATTAACATTTTCTTCCTAGGACTCTCTGGCAGCTGAAATAGAAGGCACCATGAGGAAAGAACTTCAGATGGATGACCCAGATGTTGAGGAGCTAAGGTAGAATTTGAAAGCTGCTTTCCCTCAAATGCCAgctgtaattttgttttgtgattttCACCTTAGACTGCAGCCCAAGCGTGTGTTCCAGACTGTGAAGAACCTCAACCTTGTgcgccagcagcagcagcaacgcTCGCCCCTCAACATCCCGGGCTCCAATCAGTCTTCATGTATCACTTCGGGGCGCTCCAGCAGGGTGGGCACCCCTCGCTCCAACTCGGTGTACGGCAGCGAAACAGGGAGTGGAATCACGCTGGACAACAGAAGTAGCTGCATCCTGGAGAACCCGGATAACGGGTGGGTACCAATCATTTCATGACTTAGGTTGCACATCCATATTGGTATAGCTACTCGTGCCGTCAGGCCAAATGTCCTCTTTTCAATTCCGCTTTATCGATGGATTGTCTGGCGGTGCAGGTGCGAGGACTCAAACAAGCGGCCCCCGGGGACCCCGGGCACCCCTGGCGGTCGGGACCTGGAGACAGCCTTGCGCCGCCTGTCCCTCCGCCGCGACAACTACCTCTCGGAGAAACGTTTCTTTGACGAGGAGAGGGAGAAGAAGCTGGCCTTCCTGGAGGGGGAGGAAAAGGAAGGCAGCCAATGTAGCCCAGGCCCCGGGACACCCACCGAGAGTCTCTTCTCTCTCTGCTCGCATCCGTCGTTGGGGAGCATGTGGACGGGCTACTCGTTCAGCGCCAGATCCTACCTCCCGGAGAAGCTGCAGATTGTAAAGCCGCTAGAAGGTGAGCGAGTCCCCCGCTCCGTGACAAAGACAATCCCAGTCTTTgccattttctgttatgtggcgccatctagtgtacaatgtcttttttttggcagCAAATGACAAATCgttttgttcccccccccccccccccccccccctctcattGGCAGGTTCTGCCACACTCTACGCATGGCAACGGTTGGCGCAACCCCACATGGGCGCTCTGCTGGACGATCGGCCCGGCGTGGTCACAAAGGGCTTCCGCACTCTGTCACGTGAGCACCATGAGCACCACGAGGCGGATGGCTGGCAACTGGACCAGCCAGAGGAAGACGAGGTCTCCAGTGACTCGTGCGCGGCGGGCTCGTCGGGAGAGTGCTCCGCTTCTTCGCTTTCCAAGAACGATGCCAGTAGCCAGTGGGAAAGCACGCCTTGCCAAAGAGCAGGGACAATTCAAGCAAAAGATGCACCCCCCTCTTCCTCTGAGATGATGAACGGGCATGTGGACTTCAAGGAAGTCGGCACATTGGAGCACATGCCTGGTGAGGTAGCCTCTTAGCTGCTGTTACAGAACAATAATGGCCACCTTGGATCACGGGGGGTTGCCACGGGGTTGGGGTGGAGTCGAATggttgggagggagggagggagggaaaagtGGACATCTCAACATCCCAGTGTGAGACGCCATCATGCATGGTCACTCATCTGCACACAcgtgtccgtccatccatcccacACAGTTCCAGTATGTGCTGCTGTTGAACACCCTCAAAACcgagtacttttttttatttttaatatctaTATTTCTTCACTTTCCAAACTCATTCTTTCCTTCCTATTTTCCTTTCCGATGCAATGCTTGACTCTGCACTCACTGGTGACATGGGGTCTACTGTTGCTTGCTACTAATTAGGGCAGTTCCAAAGATCATCGACATGGTATCTTAATTCATCGGATTGTCGTCGCGGTGCGATTCATCTCCATTTCAAAGATGTGAATGTAGAGAGATGCAATTGACTGCTCCGTTCCTGTGTTACTTCTCCATCTCATTCACAGAATGGTGTGACCAGTCAATGCACCTTTCTATCCTTTTCTGTGCTGGGAACAAATCCAGTCTCATGTAAAACTCCAATACTGTCAAACGATCtggcttttttaaaaacagtcTCAGCACATAGACACTGCTCAGGCACTGCTCAGGGTCACGCGAGCTCACATATCAGGTGGTGTTATGGAGCAGCTGTCCAAGTCACATGaaggatggaaggaaggaaggaaggaaggaaggaaggcacgACGCGCTTTAATATTGGAGTTGACTTTGCTCTACTGGTGAATTTCCAGCACATCTCCTCCAACCCATGGCCATATTCGTTAGTGTGTCATTGTGCTTTTTGTTGATGCACTTTGACCTTGACAAACGcttttgcttttactttgggtTTCTGCTGTGAAcgttgggcttttttcccccctcaatCTTTCTGTAGCTCCATTTGGGTGCCTGCTCATGTATTCTCTCTCCTTTTCTCTGCCATAGTTAACTTCCCAGGCAAGTGTCTGTCGCACACCAGCTCCACCTACACATTGACCACCTGCAGGATTCTCCACCCCTCTGATCAGATGAGCTCCAGGTAAACAAAAGCTTACTTACTTGACTGTGTGTCCAatcacggcggcggcggcggcgcggcAGGCGCTTTTCACAAAGATGTACCTTGTCCCTGTGATTTCATTGGCCTCCCTCGGCAGATCGTGCGTTGACGAAGAGGAAGTGGAGTTGTATCATATGGTTGTCATAGAGCAGAGCCAATGAGTGCAATGTGGGTGAGGGAaggcatggatggatggcagtGTCTTGCTGTGGGATGGAACACTCCAAATGAGCACATCTAACTGACTCACGCTGATCAATGGCAAAGATTTGATgcttacaatacaatacatcaAAGCATGTTACATATGAGTCGCTGCACAAAATGAGTGGTCGGTCTACTGAGtggcgcctgcctgcctgactCAACTCAATGGTGTGTGGAAAGTTTGAAAGCTCTACTACTTGAATGCTTTGATAACTAATTGGGTTCAATTTGCTACATTTCCACACCAACTACGGATCCTGTTTGTGTCCATGCGCCCATCCCACCGCAATCCGCTCTCATTTTTCACTGGTGTGTTTCCAGCTCAGCTCTGTCGTCATGTCAGAGTAGCGGCAGCACGACTCCGCCGGTCTCCTGTGCTTCGCGTACTCCCTCCTACACGCCCTGCTGCACCCCACGGCGCCGCCTCTCCGTGGCCGAATCCGCCACCAACCTTCGAGACTCCACTAAGGTCACCAGCAGCTCGCTGGGGCTGGGACGCCTCCTGCTGGAGCACGGAATCTCTGCGTCGCCGTACCAGCCCGGCGGCCGGGATCGAGGAGAGCCGCCCGCGTCCTGTGTcgtcgtcgccgccgccgaggGAAATGACCACAGGCTGATGAAGAAACGCCCCGAcagcctccttctcctccgGCCATCCACGCCACCAAATTCTTGCGCCAGATCCACACCCCACTGCCAAGATTTTCAGTTCAGCCCCTCCGATGACGACCCACCCTATTTTGACACGTTCCTGGCCTCTAAACCGGCGCGCATCATCCTGAGGGAGACGGAGAGGGAGCGAGGCGCCCAGTCAGACGACCAAGGTCAAACAGAGATGTTGAACCTCAGACTTGTGGAAAAAGTTAAAAGTTTCCGCACCACTGTTGGGCCTcacagcgccgccgccgccgccatggcGCCTGCAAGCACTTTGTTGGCTCCATTTTGCTCTCCTGGACTTGGGAGCGCCACGCTGGGTCTGAACACCGGACTGAGGAGGAATCCAAGCTATCCTGCCATGGTAGGAGCCAGTATGGCTATGAAGGATCCCCATACGGCTGACCTTCTCATCCCGCATTCCATGCAAGGCCCACAAGCCCAGGCGGCAGTGCACAGCCACGACATCACGACAAAGCCGCAGGATGCCGCCGCCGTCTCATCGCTGCAAGACTCCATGCGCAATGGACAGTCATGATGAAACATTACGGTCTACTTTCAAGACCATGCAGCATCTAGAGTGTGAATATCCCCACTAGCCATATAACCTTGGCAACAATATTCATTGACGCAAATGAAATTGTGGCAACTGTACCTAGTGTGTCTTTTGCTGTCACATCCATGACATGTGCAATATATTATTTCAGTACAAATATGTGGCCGGCAAAGCAtaagaaaaatgtttgatttccCCCATTGACCTGCTCAACTTGAACAATTGCACTAGCTGTAAGATTGAAATGACGTGGAAGATGCAAAATGAGGGATTTGAATCCTAAAAGTGTTCTTCTCTTCAACCCTCCAGCAAATGGTGCACCCGAATCAAAATGCTTGCCTATtccaatgatgtcatttttccatTCAGGCCGTTATGGTAGTTGTGAGCATATATGTCACACTGCTGGACAAAAATGTGCTGTAAGCATTTCTTTGCCATTGGAGGACAAAATATTGTCAAGTGACTTCCTGGCAGTCTCCTTTAATGTGGATGCAATGTTCATTTGTGCCTAAAACCACTAACCTAGTTTTAAtactgttttgcatttttacatCATAATTCATAAGATGGAAAAAGAACTCCCCCAAACACATGAAATTTGTTCCATTAAGGCTGCGCtcttgtttgttgtaaaaCATGATTGGCGGGAACAGGTAGACCCGATGAAGATCATGTGCTGTGTAGCCATTATGTCTTTTGAATATCCTGTAAAgtaggtttgttttttttaaactatgcCTCAAATTAATGTGCTATGAAGCCATTTTTCTTTGTAGAAAAAATCCTTCCATTCTGAAATGTGCTCCAGAAACTTCAGCAGTACATCTGAAataaaacctaaaaaaaatgacaactcaTCCATGGCATAACACTTTGATTtgtaaaacatgacaaaaagggAAGTATTTAATCAACTCGTGTCAGAAGGCTGAAGAATGTGTTGTACAGTTTTCACTCTCATTTCAATCACTGTCTATTGAATGAACGGAATATTGTCTGAActatttccaaaatgttttctgtttAATAGCACACGACTTCAAATTGGccgtgcttttattttcaagtgtGCAATGTGTTCTTATGGCGCCAATTTTGGAAGCTATGACAAATGAATATTAAGGTCATGTCTGTGTGCTGCTCTGAATGTATTCATTGACTCgtgttaatttaaaaaaatgaaatgtgcagAAGTATCAAGAAGTTCATATATTTTAAGAGAGGAGAGCAAACTATTTTCAGGGACAGAGTGTTCTATTTTACATGACTGCACTCtggattcaaaataaataaaagactaATATacaaaagatggatggatgtatgtGTGCATTCTTTGGAAAAGAAGCAAGTCTTTTATTTTGCTGGATATCAAAGAGATGTGAATATGTCAAAGGACTTGCATCTTTATTTCTTGAACGTTGATAAAGGCTGAAGCACACGCCGAAACATGTCTGATAAATAACCTCAATCAATTGCAACCCTTTGCAAACTTTTACCATGTCCACCAGATGTCGCCATCGCTTAATTATTGGAGTTCTGATTCGTCATCGCTCGAGTTCAGAGACAAGAGTCGAGTCATTCTGCTGCTAACAGACGCTTAAAGACCCACTTGAGTCTCTTAGAATAGCAGAAATAGGGACGgacagagggggggggggggtattccCAATTCTGTCCCCAATTCTTTCTCTGGAAATGAAATAGTGAGCACAAGGGATGTCGCACTGCTGGGATTTTCCATGCACGCATCCTGTTGCACGTAGCCTTGCTCAAACGTGTCACGTGACAATTGAGCAAGCGAGGAGAACGTGACAAACCGCAGACAGTCAATTGCTTCTATAAACTACCTGGAACGAACAACACCGCATTGATATTTCGTTTCCAGTCATCTTACCCATTTTATATCATGCACCACACTCAGTTAAGACGTCGATTAAGTTCCATTGTATCTACAATTGGAACAGATGTAATCATCTTTGTGAGCatgctgcggcggcggcggctggcTGTGTGCAAAGTGCCTCGTCCAGAATGGACGCTGGCAGCAAAGGATGGCATGACGTCACGTCGCCAGGGAAACCCAGCTCAGCGAGTCACGTGCCACGTATAAAGGCTGAAGTCGCTCCACTAAGCTGCGCACTCTCTCTCGTTCGAGGAAGCATCAGTCATTGAGGTAAGCTACAAGCCTGCTTTAGCTTGACTTCCTCCACACGCAAAATACATTCGAGAGCGTTTGGGGAATGTGGACGATACGTTTGTAACGTCATCGAAAAGACTGGCGCTTTGCGGCGTGGCCTGTGAAGAAACGACGACGCTAACGTGTcatgtctgcctgcctgcctggctggccACGACGTCCTTTGTATGCTCACGGAAGCGCCATCCCATCGCTAGTTCTTTTCATTATCAGTTCACAGCGCTGCAAAAAGATGAGTGGGGACATAAAGAGCGTTCAATATTGCGTTCTGATTGGGGCAAAGCTGACTTCCTTCTGGAATGGAGGATAAACccgaggagggagggaggggatgCGGTTACTGCGCCGGCCTACGTGTTGTGTAATCCATGCGTAGTTGCATCATTCgattcttttgtattttttttaaaaatatattttaaagggGTTTTGGAGTGTCATCTGTGGTTTGGATGAGTGTATTAGGGCGTACGTGATGCAGGAGCAGGCAGGAGCAGGCAGGAGCAGGACTGCTACGTGACGGTGGCCACTTCCTTTTGCTGCATCTTTGCGGAAGTGACTCGGCGTCCGTGTTACGTAACCTACCAGACTCCACATGTTCCCGTTGAGTGTAGCAATCCTTTCATGATTTTCAAATGTGCCGAATTGATCTCAGATATCGTCATTTGGCTGCGGTCGGTCGAAATATGTGCGCAAAGAGCTCTTGAAGCCTGCAGTTTGATGCTAGTGCACAAATGAGTTGAACGTCGAATGATCGCAAAGCAACATAGCACATGTTTGAAACTTGAACGGGCAATACCCGTTTGGGTTGTCTTGGGAAGTAGAACTGTCAGCTAGGTAGGCGTGGCATACAGATGCAGCCGTGTCAGGCCTTGTCTCATGGCTGAAGGTCATCGCTCCGACAGGGGAAGGTCAATGCAggcctgcagctgctgctgctgctgctgctgctaattTATTCTCATTTCAGATCAAGTTAAGGTGGGCTAAATGAATCCATAGTACAGGCTATTTAGTGATAGTTAAGCACACTCAATTAGGTCCATATGTTTGcaagaaatacaatttcatATTAGTCTATTTGCAgtgcttatttttatttgaaaacatatCATTagctcattttaaatgtaatacGAGTTCTCGCAATCATACAATGAGTTGTTGCACTTGTGCTGCTTTCTGAGAGCCTTCTTCAAGGGGGGGTTGGCGGTGTTTGCCTACCTGCACCTCCTCTGCAGAGTCATCACATGACGTCTGCAATTGCATCCTGTGCCCGCTGACAGGCGCAcctttcatttattcatgtgCGCATTCATTCACTTGGACATCAATGTGTGGCTTTTTAATACAACATTATCCTAATTGTAAAAACCTGACGGGGTGTGCAAGGGAACA
This DNA window, taken from Syngnathus acus chromosome 16, fSynAcu1.2, whole genome shotgun sequence, encodes the following:
- the trak1a gene encoding trafficking kinesin-binding protein 1 isoform X1; translated protein: MQRLESQVQEALQDLYVCNNSDLPELEIISLLEEQLPVYKLRADTIFGYEQDDWLHTPLVDPDSSLDLTTEQIEETLKYFLLCADRVGQMTKTYSDIDAVTRLLEEKERDLELAARIGQSLLKKNKALSERNELLEEQVEHIREEVSQLRHDVSMKDELLQFYSNAAEESEGESVTSTPVRASENNVSTPTCFPLDSLQKKLKDLEEENKSLRSEASHLETETLCYEEKEQQLVNDCVKELGVANVQISSLAEELARKSEDASRQQEEITHLLSQIVDLQKKAKMHAVENEELTQHLGAAKDAQRQLTAELRELQDKYVECMEMLHEAQEELKNLRNKAVPSNTQRRFHSLGLFPMDSLAAEIEGTMRKELQMDDPDVEELRLQPKRVFQTVKNLNLVRQQQQQRSPLNIPGSNQSSCITSGRSSRVGTPRSNSVYGSETGSGITLDNRSSCILENPDNGCEDSNKRPPGTPGTPGGRDLETALRRLSLRRDNYLSEKRFFDEEREKKLAFLEGEEKEGSQCSPGPGTPTESLFSLCSHPSLGSMWTGYSFSARSYLPEKLQIVKPLEGSATLYAWQRLAQPHMGALLDDRPGVVTKGFRTLSREHHEHHEADGWQLDQPEEDEVSSDSCAAGSSGECSASSLSKNDASSQWESTPCQRAGTIQAKDAPPSSSEMMNGHVDFKEVGTLEHMPAIVNFPGKCLSHTSSTYTLTTCRILHPSDQMSSSSALSSCQSSGSTTPPVSCASRTPSYTPCCTPRRRLSVAESATNLRDSTKVTSSSLGLGRLLLEHGISASPYQPGGRDRGEPPASCVVVAAAEGNDHRLMKKRPDSLLLLRPSTPPNSCARSTPHCQDFQFSPSDDDPPYFDTFLASKPARIILRETERERGAQSDDQGQTEMLNLRLVEKVKSFRTTVGPHSAAAAAMAPASTLLAPFCSPGLGSATLGLNTGLRRNPSYPAMVGASMAMKDPHTADLLIPHSMQGPQAQAAVHSHDITTKPQDAAAVSSLQDSMRNGQS
- the trak1a gene encoding trafficking kinesin-binding protein 1 isoform X4; this encodes MNVCNNSDLPELEIISLLEEQLPVYKLRADTIFGYEQDDWLHTPLVDPDSSLDLTTEQIEETLKYFLLCADRVGQMTKTYSDIDAVTRLLEEKERDLELAARIGQSLLKKNKALSERNELLEEQVEHIREEVSQLRHDVSMKDELLQFYSNAAEESEGESVTSTPVRASENNVSTPTCFPLDSLQKKLKDLEEENKSLRSEASHLETETLCYEEKEQQLVNDCVKELGVANVQISSLAEELARKSEDASRQQEEITHLLSQIVDLQKKAKMHAVENEELTQHLGAAKDAQRQLTAELRELQDKYVECMEMLHEAQEELKNLRNKAVPSNTQRRFHSLGLFPMDSLAAEIEGTMRKELQMDDPDVEELRLQPKRVFQTVKNLNLVRQQQQQRSPLNIPGSNQSSCITSGRSSRVGTPRSNSVYGSETGSGITLDNRSSCILENPDNGCEDSNKRPPGTPGTPGGRDLETALRRLSLRRDNYLSEKRFFDEEREKKLAFLEGEEKEGSQCSPGPGTPTESLFSLCSHPSLGSMWTGYSFSARSYLPEKLQIVKPLEGSATLYAWQRLAQPHMGALLDDRPGVVTKGFRTLSREHHEHHEADGWQLDQPEEDEVSSDSCAAGSSGECSASSLSKNDASSQWESTPCQRAGTIQAKDAPPSSSEMMNGHVDFKEVGTLEHMPAIVNFPGKCLSHTSSTYTLTTCRILHPSDQMSSSSALSSCQSSGSTTPPVSCASRTPSYTPCCTPRRRLSVAESATNLRDSTKVTSSSLGLGRLLLEHGISASPYQPGGRDRGEPPASCVVVAAAEGNDHRLMKKRPDSLLLLRPSTPPNSCARSTPHCQDFQFSPSDDDPPYFDTFLASKPARIILRETERERGAQSDDQGQTEMLNLRLVEKVKSFRTTVGPHSAAAAAMAPASTLLAPFCSPGLGSATLGLNTGLRRNPSYPAMVGASMAMKDPHTADLLIPHSMQGPQAQAAVHSHDITTKPQDAAAVSSLQDSMRNGQS